Proteins from a single region of Thunnus albacares chromosome 14, fThuAlb1.1, whole genome shotgun sequence:
- the blnk gene encoding B-cell linker protein isoform X3, with amino-acid sequence MLALNMNMDTLGKLAAPATAKIRQIQKIVQDIKKNDGSLLNKLRRLKSKPLPKVPARDYRDEDREGDEQLSDPDYDNDMYEDLSRDQDDSYEPPPSHRVFNTASSASLPRGEYLDSCRNRPDRPPRKPLRPGKASRQLPPEPTHVGSDEEDYISPDGSNDDDNYIEPSENPPSNPMMHGGHRAGRDRPMLPTPLPERPPSPDFYEVPDNEGKSLPLPASRLCPIPTQQSPSLPPKPSPRMNRRSPTVVQEPTDGDEYEVCDPDDSSSDKSAEGPPRPLPKPLPRERSPKPPLRPRPDLKPREFESRTLPLIQTEQKPPPRAFTLDLKRPKIPLPHFTSPRQTDRGSVSNENGSTDQDKDADVYKKPWYASACDRKTADDVLVRSNKDGAFLVRKSSGQDVHQPYTLVVFYKGRVYNIPIRFIQTTQQYALGREKKGEEYFSSVSHIIENHQRNPLVLIDSQSNTKDAAKLCYPVKP; translated from the exons ATGCTTgcattaaatatgaatatggATACGTTAGGTAAACTTGCTGCTCCTGCCACAGCAAAGATTCG GCAGATTCAGAAGATTGTTCAAGACATCAAGAAAAATGACGGCAGCTTACTGAATAAACTAAGAAG ACTGAAAAGCAAACCACTTCCAAAAGTACCTGCAAGAGATTACAGAG ATGAAGACAGGGAGGGTGATGAACAGCTGTCTGACCCTGATTAT GATAATGACATGTATGAGGATCTATCTCGGGACCAGGATGACAGCTATGAGCCTCCTCCCAGCCACAGAGTCTTCAACACAGCTTCTTCAGCTTCCCTACCAAGAGGGGAGTATCTTG ACAGCTGCCGTAACCGGCCAGACCGGCCACCCAGGAAGCCCCTCCGCCCAGGCAAAGCCTCCAGGCAACTGCCCCCTGAACCCACCCACGTGGGGAGTGATGAA GAAGACTACATTAGTCCCGATGGCAGTAACGATGATGACAACTATATTGAACCTTCAGAGAATCCACCTTCTA ATCCTATGATGCATGGTGGACACAGAGCAGGGAGGGACCGTCCCATGTTGCCTACACCTTTACCAGAGCGTCCACCCAGTCCTG ATTTTTATGAAGTTCCTGACAATGAG GGGAAATCATTGCCTCTTCCAGCAAGCAG ACTGTGTCCAATCCCCACACAACAATCACCTTCTTTACCACCAAAACCCAGCCCCAG aatgaatAGGAGATCTCCCACTGTT GTCCAGGAGCCTACAGATGGTGATGAATATGAAGTGTGTGATCCAGATGATA GTTCCAGTGATAAATCTGCAGAGGGGCCGCCTCGACCTCTACCTAAACCTTTGCCTAGAGA gaGGTCACCAAAACCACCTTTAAGGCCG AGGCCAGACTTAAAACCCAGAGAATTTGAAA GCCGAACGCTGCCTTTGATTCAAACTGAGCAGAAACCTCCTCCAAGAGCATTCACGCTGGACTTGAAACGACCAAA GATCCCCCTTCCACATTTTACCTCCCCCA GACAAACTGACAGAGGAAGTGTTTCTAATGAAAATGGGTCAACAGACCAAGATAAG GACGCAGATGTCTATAAGAAACCGTGGTATGCCAGTGCATGTGACCGCAAGACTGCTGACGATGTCTTGGTTCGCTCGAATAAA gACGGGGCGTTTTTGGTGAGGAAGAGCTCCGGTCAGGATGTACACCAGCCCTATACATTAGTGGTGTTTTATAAGGGCAGAGTGTACAACATCCCAATCCGCTTTATACAGACAACTCAGCAGTACGCGCtggggagagagaagaaaggagaggag